The Pygocentrus nattereri isolate fPygNat1 chromosome 29, fPygNat1.pri, whole genome shotgun sequence genomic sequence GTTAAGTGAACGTTTCTGTATAAGTGGAGCCGCCAGCGCAGATTCCTTCAGTCCGACCCGAGAGCACGTCGAGAGCGCAGCGCAGCACAGAGGGCTTCTGCAGAGGAATCATGGTCTCAGAGAGCCCCGTCAGGAGCAGGACACCCGGCCACAAGAAGGTGAGCGCTGTGCGGGAGAGCTGCGGGTCACACAGCCCGAGCCGCCCGCTGAGAGCCGCGCTAACCGCCTCTTTCACTCCTCCAGGTCTCCAAACCGCTgatggagaagaagagaagagcgCGCATCAACACGTGCCTGGATCAGCTGAGGACTCTTCTGGAGAGCCTGCACTCCAGCGATGTACGCGCGAGCGGCCTTCCAGTCGCGTGTTTGTTCGTGTACCGCGCATCACTGGGCGGAATTCGGCCCGCTGCTGGTTCTTCGCGCTTATTCATGAAACGTGTCGTTTTCCTTTTTTGCAGATACGCAAGCGGAAGCTGGAAAAAGCGGACATTTTGGAGCTGACGGTGAAACACCTGAAACATCttcaaaagactgggaaaggtTTGTAGAGCTAAAGATCACGTCCCTCCTCCACACTGTGACCCAGGGCAGCGGAGAGCTCTGCAGCGTCACATCACGACGAACAGTCCGCTTTAAACGGGAGGCTTCATCAgagcttctttagtaaaggcagtggttctacaTACAGAACCAAGAGTTGTGTATAGAACAGCTCGCATGTCTCAgtggttccttgcatggtgcaggtgttctccagattgatggagggtGTGttgtatgtagaacctttttcaaaatgggctgttctATTGTGACACTTCCAAGGCAGGCTTATAGCACaggcagaaccctttttgatgccaTGCAGAAATACTAAGACACACTGAAGAAGCATAAAGCCAAATATAGTCGAATTACATTTTATAacaattttattacacattttattataataaacagCGAGTGTGTATTacaatgtgtagaagtgtgaaaaacagaactgaatttTCTTGTTTACTATTTGCTGCACGTACTAATTAATGCCAGTCTAGTAAAACATACTAGATCTAGTAAAGATCAGCTAAGAACAGTCAAACACTCTTCCTCGGGCTCATCCCAGGCCCATTATTGAGTGATTATAAGGACTTCAGCGCAAGCTGGCTGAGCTCTTCTGATGTTACCAGTGTGTAATGGAGCTTTGGGTCCAGGCCATGTAAGGGGTTTGGTTGATCTTGAGTGGATGAAGTAACTAATGCAAAGCTCCTCTGTGTTGCAGAATGCTTTAGTTACTGGGGTGAATCTAACATCTATAActcaaatgtacatttaagaTTGAACCTGTTAAGTAAGAACTGTAGGGAGGCAACAGGTCCGCACGCCTTTCTTAAAGTCAGTTATCTCCAGTGTACaagtgtagaggatgtgttgattTATTGACCAAAACGTCTGCGCACGACTCTCTAACAGCTTTTTCATTCCAGAGAAGAGTCGATTTAACGCTCAAATGGCTCTTTAGGTGCTCACGGTTCTGCCTATAAtcgctgaagaacccttgaagaagcccCTCGTGTTGGTGACAATGCTCTATAACCCGCTCGTTTCTCCGCAGGGTTCCCTCCTAACTGCGGTGTTGCTGAGTACCAGGCGGGCTACGCGAGCTGCCTCGCCGGTGTGAACCAGTATCTCCTGATGTCTGACGCAGACGCGGCGTGTAGGTCCGGCGTGCTGACGCAGATGACCCGCGGCCTCCTCCGCCTCGGAGCGCCGCTTCCAGACTTCAGCACCGCGGACAGCGACTCCTCCAGGGCCCCGCCAGCGAGGAGGGGGCGGGACCACAGCGGCGAGTCTAAGCGGACTCAAACCTGCGAGCACCAAACACCTGCACACGGACTCCTCGACCAGCGCAAACGCGCTCAGGCTGACAGAAGCCGCGGCGCACCGACAGCCCTGCAGCAGAGCTACTGGCGGCCCTGGTAGCGCAGAGAGATGAGTGGGATGTATAGACATGGTTTACTGGTAGAGATTTGATTCGCTCTTGTTGTTGCACTAGATCCTGACTGGGATACGTTTTTGTAcaaatgtctattttttttaataaaaggcaggaaaaacagtccgtctgtccgtccgtccgtctgttCATGAAGTCCTATATAAAGGTTTGAACACCTCTGACCAAATGACCGTCGAATGTCTAAGTGAAAAGAGCTTAACATGCTCTACACccttaaaacagatggttcttcaaagctCCTTTatgagttctgtataggaccatatgcatgcttaaaaggttctttgcatggtgaggtggttcttcagattggtggagagtgtgttgtgtatgattctatatagaacctctttgaaaatggttctatagcaccaaaaagggttccgctATTTTTACCAGCTTGACATCTTTGCTATAagagaacactttttggtgctatccgatcttaaaatagatggttcttcaccATGAATTTTATACAGAACAATTTATGTGCTTAAATAGTCCTTTGCGTGTGAAATTGTTCTTTggactgatagagaatgtgttgtatggtTCAGTGCAGAACAAAAATTGTTCTAGCACCgaaaggggttctgctattgtgacgGTGCACAGTCTTTTGTGCTGTATAGAGCCATAGACAGCATGTTTCCGCCAATCTGAAGTTGGCACTAGCAGCAGTTGTTAATGATCCTCCAGATCCGGTTTTTGAGGAGCttggccgcttcctatttccaCCGTTATATcgaaaacaggactgctaaacagcagggggcgcaagcgagcaagtcctcaatgaatgggagtaaacgGAGCTCAgcagctaaaaatgaaaagttaaaatagtttcaaatcacttgcccagaactttcctttaattgtagaaagtagaaggatgtatttcactaaaaacacaaagaaaaaaatgaaatagtcCCTGTTCCTACTTGATCTATAAAAGTATTTGTACTCTGCATGGGCATCACTAGTCCAGCTTTAACAGGGTTTTGCCCCCAACTAATGGGTATTTATTCACTGAACAGTGAATATCATGAACATTTAACACCgctatatttttaagagcttttaaactcgagctataggagtttaaaacagcacctCATGTATGCCCATGACGTCAGTGAACGTGAACAGCCAACGAGCTGCTTCGCTCGCCCGtcaatcatcccgctctagcagtaaagcccgccccctgctgcccaaaccccgtttgctgtagaaaaaaagtgAATATATCGGTgagatttctttgctttttgagTGAAATACATCCATCTACTCTCTAAAACTGAAGAAaggttctgggcgagtgatcaGAAGCTGTTTTAACATTTAGGTTTTAGCCGTtgggctccattcactcccattcactgaggactcgctcATGAGCGCTGTGCTGTTTATCGGTCCTCTTTTTATATAAAGAACTAGAATGAATCAGAACTGAggaccatttgtctctgtgtttgttcaCTGTGGAGTTagacctccgcgtttaacccatcagtgcagtgaaacacacacatgcatgcacactagagAACAGGGCCCTTCCATTAGGCCATATAGGCAAATGCTAGCCGTCTGTCCAGGGGGCGCTCGcgtgcatgtttttattttattttttttacaaatgaacaattaataaagatgaaaacaagcaaagtcCACATAATTATAACTTCACTGTTTAATAATATTAgtcaaattaataattattataataacacaCAACACCTATTGACACCTATCAAAAACATAAAGCTttgcagtgtctgtgtgagtgtataaacCCGATGATTGATGATGCAGGGggcaccaaccaaaatctcgcCTAGGGCACCACATTAGTCAGGGCCGGCTCTGCTAGTGAAcagacacactagggggcagtgagcacacttgcccggagcggtgggcagccctatccaaggcgcccagggagcaattgggggtggtggccaggctcctcatgaCCGGTTCCGGTTTTATCAGACCTGGGGTGGGTCTCTAGGGTTTTGGCTAAAAGCTCACAAAATCAACGTTAGactttattcaaaatatttaatatacatgATGAAACAGCAATTAGTTGAAGATTCCCACCTACATTATGGATTCGTGCCAAATTATGGTCAGTATAGCTGGCTATCGTGTTTTTACCTGGTTGtttgttagctagctaggtcAGCTAACTTTGGGTTTACCTGAGGCAAAAAAGCAGTGCAGCTAGAGAgcatagctctctctctctctctctctctctctctctctctatccatctctctctctctctctctctctctctctctctatccatctctctctctctctctctctctctctctctctctatccatctctctctttctctctctctctatccatctctctctttctctctctctctcactctctctctctatccatctctctctctctttctctctctctctcactctctctctctctctatctctatctctctctttctctctatctttctcctttctctctctccctatataTAATTTTTCTCTTAAGTAATTGGAAACAATAACACCAGTCAGTGACCAGTAAGTCAGTGTCAGTGAAAAGGTTCCTCTCCTCAACCTGTAGACAGaaatgaagcagcagcagctccattaAAGGTCAGTC encodes the following:
- the her3 gene encoding hairy-related 3 gives rise to the protein MVSESPVRSRTPGHKKVSKPLMEKKRRARINTCLDQLRTLLESLHSSDIRKRKLEKADILELTVKHLKHLQKTGKGFPPNCGVAEYQAGYASCLAGVNQYLLMSDADAACRSGVLTQMTRGLLRLGAPLPDFSTADSDSSRAPPARRGRDHSGESKRTQTCEHQTPAHGLLDQRKRAQADRSRGAPTALQQSYWRPW